The Clostridia bacterium genome contains the following window.
GGGTGGTGAATGCTACTTCTACCAGCGAAGCTGGGGACGCATGGGACGAGGCTATTAAAGACTACCTGCGCCGGGAGTACTTGTTGGAAGTTGGTGGACCCACTGCCGAAAAACTTAAAAAGCAATGGGGTTTTGCGTGCGACCCACCGCCAGGGGCCAAGACTGAGATTACCGGGATCCATACGGTTACCGGTCTCCCTAAAAAGGTCGAAATTACCGCTCAAGACATCACCAAGGCATTGTCTCACCCGCTTTGGACTCTAATACACATGGCTAGCCGCGTTTTCGAGCGCACTTCTCCCCAGCTAGCTTCAGACATAATTGAAAATGGGATCGTTATGACCGGTGGAGGAGCAATGCTGAAAAATTTAGATAAACTGCTGAGCCAGGAATTGGCACTCCCAGTTAGGGTAGCTGACCGCCCAATCGAATGTGCAGCGCGGGGAGCAGGCAAAGCCCTAACCCAGACAGCTAGCCTGTCGCAATTGGCCCTTTACCGGGCTTAGGCCCGATCGGAGTCCCATAGTTTAGGGCCCCGGAGCGCATGCGCTCCGGGGCCCTAAAGTTCCAAGCCCTAATAATCCATATCTGGGGAAGGAGGATAAGGCGGCGTCTTCTCCTTCTCGGGGATCTCGGTAATCAAAGCTTCCGTGGTCAATAGCATAGAGGCAATGCTGCCGGCATTTTGTAAGGCGCTACGAGTGACCTTAGCTGGATCAACAATACCGGCTTTCACCATATCCACATATTCTTCGCTCACGGCATCAAAGCCAATTCCCTTCTCCAGGGTCTTCACTTTCTCAACCACCACTGAACCTTCTAGACCAGCGTTAACAGCGATCTGGCGTAAAGGCTCCTCCAAGGCGCGGCGGACTATCTGGACCCCTATTGATTCATCACCCTCGGCCTTGACATCATCCAAGACCGGAATAATGTTGATGAGCGTAGTGCCGCCACCCGGCACAATGCCCTCTTCGACTGCGGCTCTAGTAGCTGACAGAGCATCCTCTACCCGGTGCTTCTTTTCCTTGAGCTCGGTCTCGGTAGCAGCTCCTACTTTTATCACAGCCACGCCGCCAGCCAGTTTGGCCAAGCGCTCCTGCAACTTTTCACGATCGTAGTCAGAATCGGTCTCATCGATCTGCTTGCGAATCTGGTTGACCCGGGCGTTAATGGCATCCCGCGATCCGGCACCTTCTACGATGGTAGTCTTTTCTTTGGTCACCTTGACCGTCTTAGCCCGACCAAGCATGTTCAGGTCAACATTTTCAAGCTTAATGCCCAGGTCTTCAGAGATGAACTTGCCATCAGTTAGAATGGCAATATCCTCCATCATGGCTTTGCGTCGGTCACCAAACCCAGGCGCCTTGACCGCGCAGGCATTAAGCGTACCGCGGATCTTGTTGACTACCAGGGTAGCCAGGGCCTCGCCCTCGATATCCTCAGCTATGATGAGCAACGGCTTGCCAGTACGAACTACCTTCTCGAGAACTGGCAAGAGCTCAGTTACTGCCGAGATCTTCTTTTCGTGGATGAGAATGTAGGGCTCCTCCAGGACGGCTTCCATGGTGTCAGCGTTGGTAACAAAATAAGGCGATACATATCCCTTGTCGAACTCCATGCCTTCAACGACTTCTACGCTGGTGGTTATGCCTTTGGATTCCTCGACAGTAATTACCCCGTCCTTGCCTACCTTCTCCATGGCCTCGGCAATAAGCTCACCAATCTCCGGGTCATTGGCAGCTATGGCGGCTACGTGGGCAATGCTGTCACGCGTCTCAACGGTGATGCTGGCCTTCTTAATCGCTTCGACTGCGGCCTCGATCGCCTTATCGATACCTTTCTTCACAAAAATAGGATTGGCTCCAGCTGCAACGTTTTTTAAGCCTTCCAAGACTATCCTTTGGGCTAGCACAGTAGCAGTGGTAGTTCCATCCCCAGCTACGTCATTGGTCTTGGAAGCTACCTCTCGGCACAGCTGAGCCCCTAAGTTCTCATATGGGTCTTTGAGTTCGATTTCTTTGGCTACCGTAACCCCGTCTTTAGTGATAACGGGGGATCCGAACTTACGTTCCAATACAACGTTGCGGCCCTTAGGTCCTAAAGTTACCTTTACCGCGTTGGCTACGGCGTTAACACCCCGCTCCAGAGCGCGGCGGGCCTCAGCGTCGTAAATCAACTGTTTAGCAGCCATTACCTCAACCTCCCTCTTACCGAATCTATATTTCCAAACCTAGTAGCTATTATCCTTCACGAATAGCTAGTATGTCACTGTCCCTGATAATGAGGTACTCTTCGCCCTCGACCTTGACCTCCGTCCCACTGTACTTGGCGAAGATGACCCGGTCACCAACCTTGACCTCCGGGGTGAGGCGCTCTCCATTGTCCAAAACTCGCCCAGGGCCAACCGCTATCACTTCTCCTTCCTGCGGCTTTTCCTTGGCGGTGTCCGGAAGAACAATCCCCCCCTTGGTTACCTCCTCGCTAGTGGAGACTTTTACAATAACCCGGTCAGCCAACGGTTTAAGTTGAGGCACTCAAAAACCCTCCTTTCTATGTATTAACTTAGCAAAGATTGGTTGTTAGCACTTACCTCAGGTGAGTGCTAACAACCAAGTAATATAATAGCCACCCTTTATTGCCTTGTCAACGGCTTAACATCAAAAATTTGCTAGATGTCGTGCCATTCGCCGTTAGTTGGGGCATAGACGTTCCGGTCCTTGCCAAGGGTATGCGCCAGGCGATCAATTTCCTTCTCTTCTCCATGTACCAAAACTATGCTATCAGGGTCGTAATAAGCTGCCAAACGTTTTAGCTCCTCTTCGCTGGGATGGGTAGAAAAGGCATACCTGTAGACCTGGCAGCGAACCGGCTGAGTTATGGCTGACATAGCTAGCTTGCCCTCAGTGCCGGTAAAAATGATAGCAGAATCCTTTCGCCCCACAATCTTGTCCTTGTAGTTAGCCGCAGGACCACCTAGTAAGGTACCCGAGCTAGCCAGAATAATGCAGGGTTGCTGCCAAACCCGCTTTTCCCGGATGATGGAGTTGCGAACTTCCACCACCGGATAATGGAAAAACCCTTTTTCCTTGTTGGATCCTTGCAGATCTTGATGCAGACTTTTCCAGAAAGTTCGATAGATGTTGCATACCTCGCGCACCATTCCATCTACGTAGATTTTCGTTTCAGGTATTCTTCCTTTTCGCATGGCTTCCTTTAGTAAGAGAATTAAATCCTGGGCGCGACCCACTGCAAATGCAGGCAACAACACAAAGCCTCCTTGCGCGAGCACGCCCTTGATTTTATCCAGAAAGTCCGCTTCCTCTTCTGCCCAGCTCCTTACTCCCCGCATCCCGCTCTGAGCGGTGCCTTCCATAATCAATACATCAGGAAAACTTTCCTGGGGCACGGCCCCATCCACCGTAGGTAAAGCCCGCAGGTTAAAATCGCCGGTATACAGTACCTCTCCATCTGTAAATTGAATGGAAATCATGGCCGCCCCCAAAAGGTGACCTGCCGGAAACATAGTAACTCGAACACCCTCGATACCAGTATATGGAAGCCCGTAATCCAGTGCCGTCAACCCCAAATGCTCAATTAGGTTGCGATCGGCTAGGGGCGTGTATTCATTCTCTCCTTCCCAAAAACCGGCTTGATCGGTCAATGCCAAGCGAATTAAAGGCTTGCTTTGACGAGTACATAAGATAGGTACGTCTGGCCATTTAGACCTTACTAGCGGCAGAGCCCCGCAATGATCGAGGTGGGCATGACTTACCAAGACTGCATCCAAGCGATCAATAAAATCCAAGTCTGGCAAATAATTATTGGAAGTCAACCGTAGGCCGGCATCCAAGAGTATGGTGGTAGAGCTATGACGCAGGAATATGCAACTAGCTCCAACCTCTCGTCCTCCTCCCAACACTACCAAACCGATCCGGCTACCGGTTCGCGGCCGCTGCCTTTGCCGAGCCGGCCAACGCGACAGCTCTTCTTCCTCTATGCTTGGTTCACCTGGTTCCTTGAAACCAGGTTCTGATGCCTCGGAGTTAGAAATCTCAAATGGCTCACTTACAGCTTCAGCTACCAGGGCAGCTGCTGCTTGGGCTTCTGCCGTCTCAGCCATAGGAGGTTCAGACGCCGACTCTATGCTGGCCCCACCGGCAGGTACGCCCTCATCTTTAGGCCGAGCCGTGCCCTCTACCCCACTAATGGTGCCCAAGTCATCCGCAGGTATGCCATCGCCCACAGGCTGGCAAGCCTCTTCAGCCAACCATGGGCGTTCCGCCAGGTACTTGCGAAGTCGCTCCTCTAACCTTTCTATCGCCACCTTAACCTGCCCGATCTTCTCGTCAATCGCCATTTGGGCCTTAACTTCCGGGTAGGCCCTCCCGTTCCATTCTATCAATGCCTGCAAGATTGTCCGGTGTTCGTTAAGCTCGCCCACTAGATCAGCATATTTTCTTCGCTGAGCTTCTCGCGCCTGCTCCACTTTGGCCTGGGCCTCCTCGATTTGCTGCACCCATTTCCTAAACTCCACTAAGTCAGGAAGGGTAGCAGAGGACTTGGCACCTTTCTTGTTTGACACTATTATACCTCCTTGCTTGCCAGATATTTCCAAACAGTTCTTTTCGCTAAGAAATATGCTTCTCCTCCTGCCAAAAGCCGACCATCAATTACCAAATCCAGCACAATATACCATAAAGCGTATAAATCCCTGTTTTAACGGCAATAATGGTTAGCGAACCGTGTCTAAAGGAGGTTCAAACTACAGATTGTCAAGAAAAGTGTCTTGTTTAGCCAAAATCTTGTTGGTATTAACCTTGTTGGCAGCGCCAGCGCGGTCAGCGTTAGCTTACGTGGTCTGCCCCATACCTGAGCGCTTAACTGAGGTAAGCCAACAAGCCATATACTTGGTGCAGCCAGGGGATACCTTATGGAGCATTGCTCGTGACTATGGTATACGAGTTGACTCCTTGATGGAAGCCAACCAGCTGCAGTCAAGTCTAATTACCGAAGGACAGGCTTTGACCATCCCGGACAGTGAACAGGAACAGGTAAACCAAAACTGCGCCGACAACAGCAATAACCACCCGGCAGAAGGTTACGTAGTTAAAGCCGGTGATACTTTGTGGGGAATCGCCCAACGGTTTGGGACTAGCGTAGGCCAGCTGAAAGATATAAACGGCCTTCGAGGAGATTTAATTCGCCCCGGAAGGCGCTTGATCCTTCCCCAGGGAGCCTCTCAACCTGTTATGGTTCAGCAAGCTGCCCTGGGATCGCGCTCTCAGGCTCATTCTTACAGCCAAGAAGACTTGATGTGGCTGGCTCGCGCCATTTCGGCTGAAGCCCGGGGCGAGCCGTTCCTGGGTCAAGTGGCGGTAGGAGCCGTTATCCTCAACCGGGTTGAAAGCCCTAGGTTCCCTAATACCATTAAGGGTGTAATCTTTGAAGCCCACGGAGGAGTATACCAGTTTTCTTGTGTGCAAGATGGGAGTATCTACCAGGAACCTAGTGAAAGTGCCATCCGGGCAGCCAAGGAAGCTCTTCGCGGAGTGGATCCAACCAACGGGTCCCTATACTTCTATAATCCTGAGCTGACTTCGGGCTCCAATTGGATACGCACCCGCCCGGTGGTTAAGACCATTGCCAACCACGTGTTTACCATCTAACCATTGCCTCCACACAAAAAAATACCCCGAGCGCCACGCTCGGGGCTCCAACTGGAGGCGGGGGATAGAGATTGTCTAATGGAAAGCTTGGATTAGATTACCCTGGGAATCGTACACCCGGATTTGCCAGGGCAATTCACCCGTAATGGCATGGGTAGCACAGCTGAAACAAGGATCGTAGGCCCGAAAAGCCATCTCCACCATATTAAGGATGCCCTGGGTAATTTGGATGCCAGGTTTGATGAGGCTCTGGGCCGCTTTCTTAATAGCCATGTAAATGGGGGCGTGGTTGTTAGTAGTCCCCACGATCAAGTTGACCTTAGTCACTATGCCCCGGTCATCGGTCTGATAGTGATGAGTAAGCGTACCCCGCGGAGCTTCAACAATGCCTACGCCTTCGGTGGGAGCAGCGCTAGGTATGATCCTGATCTCAGGAGAAGTAATCTCCGGATCTCTGGCCAACTCCAGCATCCGCTCGGCAGCATAGAGCAGCTCCACCAGGCGCGCCCAATGGGTAGCTAGGACTGCGTGGGCAGGCTTGCCTCCCAAAGTATAATACATTTTTTCGTAAGCCTCTTGAGCAAGGGGAGTAGCCATGCCTTCGGCCGCGTTTAAACGCGATAGAGGAGTAGCTTGATACACGCCGGTACCGGGGCCTTCCACAAACCCCTTCCAGCCCAGCTTCTTCAAAAAAGGAAACTTCAAATATGACCATGGCTCCACATGTTCGCTTACGAATTCTAAGTATTGATTGGGTTCGTACTTGAACAACTCCT
Protein-coding sequences here:
- the groL gene encoding chaperonin GroEL (60 kDa chaperone family; promotes refolding of misfolded polypeptides especially under stressful conditions; forms two stacked rings of heptamers to form a barrel-shaped 14mer; ends can be capped by GroES; misfolded proteins enter the barrel where they are refolded when GroES binds); translated protein: MAAKQLIYDAEARRALERGVNAVANAVKVTLGPKGRNVVLERKFGSPVITKDGVTVAKEIELKDPYENLGAQLCREVASKTNDVAGDGTTTATVLAQRIVLEGLKNVAAGANPIFVKKGIDKAIEAAVEAIKKASITVETRDSIAHVAAIAANDPEIGELIAEAMEKVGKDGVITVEESKGITTSVEVVEGMEFDKGYVSPYFVTNADTMEAVLEEPYILIHEKKISAVTELLPVLEKVVRTGKPLLIIAEDIEGEALATLVVNKIRGTLNACAVKAPGFGDRRKAMMEDIAILTDGKFISEDLGIKLENVDLNMLGRAKTVKVTKEKTTIVEGAGSRDAINARVNQIRKQIDETDSDYDREKLQERLAKLAGGVAVIKVGAATETELKEKKHRVEDALSATRAAVEEGIVPGGGTTLINIIPVLDDVKAEGDESIGVQIVRRALEEPLRQIAVNAGLEGSVVVEKVKTLEKGIGFDAVSEEYVDMVKAGIVDPAKVTRSALQNAGSIASMLLTTEALITEIPEKEKTPPYPPSPDMDY
- the groES gene encoding co-chaperone GroES translates to MPQLKPLADRVIVKVSTSEEVTKGGIVLPDTAKEKPQEGEVIAVGPGRVLDNGERLTPEVKVGDRVIFAKYSGTEVKVEGEEYLIIRDSDILAIREG
- a CDS encoding MBL fold metallo-hydrolase, giving the protein MSNKKGAKSSATLPDLVEFRKWVQQIEEAQAKVEQAREAQRRKYADLVGELNEHRTILQALIEWNGRAYPEVKAQMAIDEKIGQVKVAIERLEERLRKYLAERPWLAEEACQPVGDGIPADDLGTISGVEGTARPKDEGVPAGGASIESASEPPMAETAEAQAAAALVAEAVSEPFEISNSEASEPGFKEPGEPSIEEEELSRWPARQRQRPRTGSRIGLVVLGGGREVGASCIFLRHSSTTILLDAGLRLTSNNYLPDLDFIDRLDAVLVSHAHLDHCGALPLVRSKWPDVPILCTRQSKPLIRLALTDQAGFWEGENEYTPLADRNLIEHLGLTALDYGLPYTGIEGVRVTMFPAGHLLGAAMISIQFTDGEVLYTGDFNLRALPTVDGAVPQESFPDVLIMEGTAQSGMRGVRSWAEEEADFLDKIKGVLAQGGFVLLPAFAVGRAQDLILLLKEAMRKGRIPETKIYVDGMVREVCNIYRTFWKSLHQDLQGSNKEKGFFHYPVVEVRNSIIREKRVWQQPCIILASSGTLLGGPAANYKDKIVGRKDSAIIFTGTEGKLAMSAITQPVRCQVYRYAFSTHPSEEELKRLAAYYDPDSIVLVHGEEKEIDRLAHTLGKDRNVYAPTNGEWHDI
- a CDS encoding LysM peptidoglycan-binding domain-containing protein; amino-acid sequence: MSRKVSCLAKILLVLTLLAAPARSALAYVVCPIPERLTEVSQQAIYLVQPGDTLWSIARDYGIRVDSLMEANQLQSSLITEGQALTIPDSEQEQVNQNCADNSNNHPAEGYVVKAGDTLWGIAQRFGTSVGQLKDINGLRGDLIRPGRRLILPQGASQPVMVQQAALGSRSQAHSYSQEDLMWLARAISAEARGEPFLGQVAVGAVILNRVESPRFPNTIKGVIFEAHGGVYQFSCVQDGSIYQEPSESAIRAAKEALRGVDPTNGSLYFYNPELTSGSNWIRTRPVVKTIANHVFTI